Proteins from one bacterium genomic window:
- a CDS encoding sigma-54 dependent transcriptional regulator, translating to MTDSGLSILVVDDERVVREVVGELLSSVGHRVTLAADGREALRRLAEEPFHLVLSDIRMPRLDGLKLLDAVIQGHPGTRMMLFTGYGSIPDAVAAMKRGAIGYVTKPIDFPQLVREIDQLAVDLRLSSSGGQLMTEMLRRFQLGLPASRNRRMNNLVQLTISRIADSGASVLVTGESGTGKELMAALIHRFSPRRDGPFVKVSAAAIPETLLESELFGHVKGAFTGADRDRRGRVAEADGGTFFLDEIGELRPALQAKLLRMLQEREFEPVGSARSCRVDIRLISATNRDLPAAIAAGDFRPDLFYRLNVLEIHLPPLRERREDIPELVDFILARLCRRQGRPVPQAEGAFLAHLAELDWPGNIRELENLLERCLLADPGERLDLGHLPDDYRHPDRRRAGLAQGADLARLTLDEARERFEGELLAQVLEEEGGNVSATARRLDIARKNLQLKLKRHGLDPARYRASSRARRP from the coding sequence ATGACCGATTCGGGGCTCAGCATCCTGGTCGTGGACGATGAGCGCGTGGTGCGCGAAGTGGTCGGCGAGCTGCTGAGTTCGGTGGGACACCGCGTCACCCTGGCCGCCGACGGCCGCGAGGCCCTGCGTCGCCTGGCGGAGGAGCCCTTCCACCTCGTCCTCTCCGACATCCGCATGCCGCGCCTGGACGGCCTCAAGCTGCTGGACGCCGTCATCCAAGGACATCCCGGCACCCGCATGATGCTCTTCACCGGCTACGGGAGCATCCCCGACGCCGTGGCGGCCATGAAACGGGGCGCCATCGGCTACGTGACCAAGCCCATCGATTTTCCGCAGCTGGTGCGGGAGATCGACCAGCTGGCGGTGGACCTGCGCCTCTCCTCGAGCGGCGGCCAGCTGATGACCGAGATGCTCCGCCGCTTCCAGCTTGGCCTTCCCGCCAGCCGCAACCGCCGCATGAACAACCTGGTGCAGCTGACCATCAGCCGCATCGCCGACTCCGGGGCCAGCGTCCTGGTGACGGGGGAGTCGGGCACGGGCAAGGAGCTGATGGCGGCCCTCATCCACCGCTTCTCGCCCCGTCGCGACGGTCCCTTCGTCAAGGTGAGCGCCGCCGCCATTCCCGAGACCCTGCTCGAGAGCGAGCTCTTCGGCCACGTCAAGGGCGCTTTCACGGGCGCCGACCGCGACCGCCGGGGCCGGGTGGCCGAGGCCGATGGCGGCACTTTCTTCCTGGACGAGATCGGGGAGTTGCGGCCCGCCCTGCAGGCCAAGCTGCTGCGCATGCTGCAGGAGAGGGAGTTCGAGCCGGTGGGCAGCGCGCGCAGCTGCCGCGTGGACATCCGTCTCATCTCGGCCACCAACCGCGACCTGCCGGCGGCCATCGCGGCCGGGGACTTCCGCCCCGACCTCTTCTACCGGCTCAACGTGCTCGAAATCCACCTGCCCCCCCTGCGCGAACGTCGCGAGGACATCCCCGAGCTGGTCGATTTCATCCTCGCCCGGCTTTGCCGCCGCCAAGGTCGCCCCGTGCCCCAGGCGGAGGGTGCTTTCCTCGCCCATCTGGCGGAACTGGACTGGCCGGGCAACATCCGCGAACTGGAGAACCTGCTTGAGCGCTGCCTGCTGGCCGATCCGGGGGAGCGGCTCGATCTCGGCCACCTGCCGGACGATTACCGCCATCCGGACCGGCGGCGCGCCGGTCTCGCCCAGGGTGCGGACCTGGCCCGCCTGACGCTGGATGAGGCCCGCGAGCGCTTTGAGGGGGAGCTGCTGGCCCAAGTGCTGGAGGAGGAGGGGGGCAACGTCTCGGCCACGGCCCGGCGCCTGGACATCGCCCGCAAGAATCTGCAACTCAAGTTGAAACGGCATGGATTGGACCCCGCCCGCTACCGCGCTTCGAGCCGGGCGCGTCGCCCATGA
- a CDS encoding response regulator gives MPVYLIGHDASWAAALEGLLRGEGLAGLKFFPAGKGALAGYRQALPDVVIFDLRVEHHDVSVAMSMIREAFPRMAAGGVMMVGAADPADRQALREEREQLARIQLAEYLPRNTPDDFLIERVLALHQRAQEYRRQSREATPPQARRPETAPPEAPLPPTDPAPPCRLHLLISQPELQAELLRELADLGAAALPVGPRPPTEPLEHVVVDSTSAEQHAGYLTQLHRRQPGLRILQAPDPGAATMRRLSHDVSALLKAPGNGAGSLAEQIRARVAGDGRQAAPILLLVEDEQSIRELAAHYLLLQGFEVHQAEDGSEALAILQVRRPDLIISDVYMPRMNGFKLLLEVRNRDPELPVLMMSGYSSATQVLGFTNYRKVAFLNKPFRLSDLGERVRGLLELQS, from the coding sequence ATGCCAGTCTATCTGATCGGCCATGATGCCAGCTGGGCGGCGGCCCTGGAGGGGCTGTTGCGCGGCGAGGGACTGGCCGGCCTCAAATTTTTCCCGGCGGGCAAGGGCGCCCTGGCCGGCTATCGGCAGGCCCTGCCCGATGTGGTCATCTTCGATCTGCGGGTCGAGCACCACGATGTCAGCGTGGCCATGTCCATGATTCGCGAAGCCTTTCCCCGCATGGCGGCGGGCGGGGTGATGATGGTGGGCGCGGCCGATCCCGCCGACCGCCAGGCCCTGCGCGAGGAGCGCGAGCAGCTGGCGCGCATCCAATTGGCCGAGTACCTGCCCCGCAACACGCCGGACGACTTCCTCATCGAGCGCGTCCTGGCCCTGCACCAGCGGGCCCAGGAGTACCGCCGCCAGTCCCGCGAGGCGACCCCGCCGCAAGCGCGCCGGCCCGAGACGGCGCCCCCGGAAGCGCCGCTGCCGCCCACCGACCCGGCCCCTCCCTGCCGCCTCCACCTGTTGATCAGCCAGCCGGAACTTCAGGCGGAGCTGCTGCGGGAGCTGGCCGATCTGGGCGCCGCCGCCCTGCCCGTCGGGCCCCGACCGCCGACCGAGCCCCTGGAGCACGTGGTGGTGGACAGCACCAGCGCCGAACAGCACGCCGGCTACCTGACCCAACTGCATCGTCGCCAACCCGGCCTGCGCATCCTCCAGGCACCCGATCCCGGCGCCGCCACCATGCGCCGCCTGTCGCACGACGTGAGCGCCCTGCTCAAGGCTCCGGGCAACGGCGCCGGCAGCCTGGCCGAGCAGATTCGCGCCCGTGTGGCCGGGGACGGGCGGCAGGCCGCCCCCATCCTGCTGCTGGTCGAGGATGAGCAGAGCATCCGCGAGCTGGCGGCCCACTACCTGCTGCTGCAGGGCTTCGAAGTCCATCAGGCCGAGGATGGCAGCGAGGCCCTGGCCATCCTGCAGGTCCGTCGGCCGGATCTCATCATCAGCGACGTCTACATGCCGCGCATGAACGGTTTCAAGCTCCTTCTGGAAGTGCGCAACCGGGATCCCGAGCTGCCCGTGCTGATGATGTCGGGCTACAGCTCGGCGACCCAGGTACTCGGTTTCACCAACTACCGCAAAGTTGCCTTCCTCAACAAACCCTTCCGTCTGAGCGACCTGGGAGAACGGGTGCGCGGCCTCTTGGAGCTGCAATCGTGA
- a CDS encoding HDOD domain-containing protein, translating into MIESRKLEHERRQRILDRIATLDTLPSLPRVVSEMLRLLAEDDYSVDELMALVQQDPALTARVLKLANSALFGRPRQIDSLHQALVLLGAKEIHRLVTTISVMRSFNDAFARGRTLDKEHFWAHSLGTGEMAARIAARFQLRFNGVDFTAGLLHDVGKVVLDQHFHAEFRDCLDLSHRRGLPQFEAENRLLGLDHAEVGALLASRWELPDSLHAAILHHHRFQPDETHAPLVACVRLANHLVKDGAMGCLGEDNHWQLELDPAWAVLEACRRSQVANRGDTVAEISTELHAALEHVRGLMLEIGR; encoded by the coding sequence ATGATCGAATCCCGCAAGCTGGAGCATGAGCGGCGCCAGCGCATCCTCGACCGCATCGCCACACTGGACACCTTGCCGTCGCTGCCCCGCGTCGTGTCCGAGATGCTGCGCCTGCTGGCCGAGGATGACTACAGCGTGGACGAATTGATGGCGCTTGTGCAGCAGGATCCGGCCCTGACGGCCCGCGTCCTCAAACTGGCCAATAGCGCCCTTTTTGGCCGGCCGCGCCAGATCGACAGCCTCCACCAGGCCCTGGTCCTGCTCGGGGCCAAGGAGATCCACCGGCTGGTCACGACCATCTCCGTCATGCGCTCCTTCAACGACGCCTTTGCCCGCGGGCGCACCCTGGACAAGGAACACTTCTGGGCGCACTCGTTGGGCACGGGTGAAATGGCCGCCCGCATCGCCGCCCGCTTCCAGCTGCGCTTCAATGGAGTCGACTTCACGGCGGGCCTGCTGCACGATGTGGGCAAGGTCGTGCTCGACCAGCATTTCCACGCGGAGTTCAGGGATTGCCTGGATCTGTCCCACCGGCGCGGCCTGCCGCAGTTCGAGGCGGAGAACCGGCTGCTGGGATTGGACCACGCCGAAGTGGGCGCCCTGCTTGCCTCCCGCTGGGAGCTGCCGGACAGCCTGCACGCCGCCATCCTCCACCACCACCGCTTCCAGCCCGACGAGACACACGCCCCCTTGGTCGCCTGTGTGCGCCTGGCCAACCACCTGGTCAAGGACGGGGCGATGGGCTGCCTGGGCGAGGACAACCATTGGCAGCTCGAGCTGGACCCGGCCTGGGCCGTGCTCGAGGCGTGCCGCCGCAGCCAGGTCGCCAACCGGGGGGACACCGTGGCCGAGATCAGCACGGAGCTGCACGCCGCGCTGGAGCATGTGCGGGGCCTGATGCTGGAGATCGGCCGATAG
- a CDS encoding SUMF1/EgtB/PvdO family nonheme iron enzyme produces MGSHPLGTSALAARRTWPLGGLHRPNRPGSSAIFLNRPPVCPAKIPKNRPRFGRESHPRPKPDRLLGFQDLGGNVMEWCNDYVELLSSEAPVTDPMGPSRTDYRALRNGHWYSFSNAHMRGSWRAQSSPTHGYDNAGFRVCRTVQ; encoded by the coding sequence GTGGGATCGCATCCGCTGGGCACCAGCGCGCTAGCAGCCCGTCGGACTTGGCCACTTGGCGGTCTTCATCGCCCCAATCGGCCCGGATCTTCCGCAATTTTCTTGAACAGACCACCAGTATGCCCTGCGAAAATTCCGAAAAACCGGCCTCGATTTGGGCGCGAATCCCATCCAAGGCCCAAGCCCGACAGGCTGCTGGGCTTCCAGGATCTGGGCGGCAATGTGATGGAGTGGTGCAACGATTACGTGGAACTCCTCAGTTCGGAAGCCCCGGTGACGGATCCCATGGGCCCATCCCGCACGGACTACCGCGCGCTGCGCAATGGCCACTGGTACAGCTTCAGCAACGCCCACATGCGCGGCTCGTGGCGCGCCCAATCCTCGCCAACCCACGGCTATGACAATGCGGGCTTCCGCGTCTGCCGCACGGTCCAGTAG
- a CDS encoding tRNA-dihydrouridine synthase family protein produces the protein MPLVLASPFLLAPMAGLSTAGVRALCLRLGAGAASTGLVDAAGLAGGSAGSLRRAHRGEDAGPQILQLFAAEAGILGRAVRRAGELGFQGVELNLGCPAGPVVERGCGSALLGHWDTVRSLLDALATAGLPAGVKCRSGRRPGDEDFLILHGLAAERGLDWYCLHPRSLAGAYHEPPDWSLVDRLPRTGPRLWAVGDLCDAPAARAALERHPALEAVLIGRAALSAPWIFALCQGRPAPEPAEQAAHLTELLTALASDLDWQEGRRILPGLLRHFGLPAGEDAQFRLADRRRSGQWQALLLERLQAGPLPVMRDNPFLKQGASPSPR, from the coding sequence ATGCCGCTTGTCCTCGCCTCACCTTTTCTCCTGGCACCCATGGCCGGCCTCAGCACGGCCGGCGTCCGCGCGCTCTGCCTGCGGCTGGGGGCCGGCGCCGCCTCCACCGGCCTGGTGGACGCCGCCGGCTTGGCCGGCGGATCGGCGGGCAGCCTGCGGCGCGCCCATCGCGGGGAGGACGCGGGACCCCAGATCCTGCAGCTCTTCGCCGCCGAGGCCGGCATCCTGGGCCGCGCCGTCCGGCGGGCGGGTGAGCTGGGCTTCCAGGGCGTGGAGCTGAACCTGGGGTGTCCGGCCGGACCGGTGGTGGAACGGGGCTGCGGCAGCGCCCTGCTGGGGCACTGGGACACGGTGCGCTCCCTGCTGGACGCGCTGGCGACGGCGGGGCTGCCCGCCGGCGTCAAATGCCGCAGCGGCCGCCGGCCGGGCGACGAGGACTTCCTCATCCTGCATGGTCTGGCCGCCGAGCGGGGCCTGGACTGGTATTGCCTGCATCCCCGCAGCCTGGCCGGGGCCTACCATGAGCCACCGGACTGGAGCCTGGTCGATCGTCTGCCGCGAACCGGGCCGCGCCTCTGGGCGGTGGGCGACCTGTGCGACGCCCCGGCGGCCCGGGCTGCCCTGGAGCGCCATCCCGCCCTGGAAGCCGTCCTCATCGGGCGCGCCGCCCTCTCCGCCCCCTGGATCTTCGCGCTTTGCCAGGGCCGGCCCGCGCCAGAGCCCGCGGAGCAAGCCGCGCATCTGACGGAGCTGCTGACCGCCCTGGCCTCCGACCTGGACTGGCAGGAGGGCCGCCGCATCCTGCCCGGCCTGCTGCGCCACTTCGGCCTCCCCGCCGGGGAGGATGCCCAGTTCCGCCTGGCCGACCGCCGGCGGAGTGGCCAGTGGCAGGCGCTCCTGCTCGAGCGGCTGCAGGCCGGGCCGCTGCCGGTCATGCGGGACAACCCCTTCCTGAAACAAGGCGCCAGCCCTTCGCCCCGATGA
- a CDS encoding Hsp20/alpha crystallin family protein — MHVFDRRQLDQIRGVDPDLERRFLQLLGDRPELPATGAFRPPADVLVGPGEVVVVMELAGIRREDIRLATGEDELVVQGCRREPVELEREEVLALEIATGEFERRVALPLGLRLEQVSAAYRDGFLVVRIPRGGGPASGNGEETN, encoded by the coding sequence ATGCACGTTTTCGACCGGCGTCAACTGGACCAGATCCGCGGCGTGGATCCCGACCTGGAGCGCCGCTTCCTTCAATTGCTGGGCGACCGGCCGGAGCTGCCGGCCACGGGGGCTTTCCGGCCTCCCGCCGACGTGCTGGTGGGACCGGGCGAAGTGGTGGTGGTGATGGAGCTGGCCGGCATCCGGCGGGAGGACATCCGCCTGGCCACCGGCGAGGACGAGCTGGTGGTGCAGGGATGCCGGCGGGAACCCGTGGAACTGGAGCGGGAGGAGGTCCTGGCCCTGGAGATCGCCACCGGCGAGTTCGAGCGCCGCGTCGCCCTCCCCCTCGGTCTCAGGCTGGAGCAGGTGTCGGCCGCCTATCGCGACGGCTTCCTGGTGGTGCGCATCCCCCGGGGCGGCGGACCCGCCTCCGGCAACGGGGAGGAGACAAACTGA
- the lon gene encoding endopeptidase La: protein MRTDLDDDLDLVLPAAVPGVLNLLPVTDVVVFPGVILPYVVSDPRLIRSIQAVLRGERLLAVFLKQESEENGRLAAVGTAVQIVKMFSVPDGSMGLLLRGVERLRFVGMAGRTPHLQVHVERHADDMRVSVRSESYRKALMKSFDEYCQHNSWVNDDLRQNLRQVQELGHLADLISANLSFSVEDRQLVLGELSVTERARAALKLLRREVEVAELTRKIQEDLAGAMDRNQKEYYLREQIKVIRHELGEDDDAQAELEELRRRFEQPGVPETVREAGQRELRRLQRMNQSSGEYSVARSYVDWLVQFPWTVHDRDRLDVGRARRILDRDHFGLEEVKERILEFIAVRKLTGDGRKSPILCFTGPPGVGKTSLGKSIAEALGRRFVRLALGGVHDESEIRGHRRTYVGAMPGRIVQKLRETGRLNPVFMLDEIDKLGADVKGDPAAALLEVLDPAQNHTFADHYLEVSVDLGQVMFIATANQLERIPAPLRDRMEVIQLPGYLPTEKLEIARRFLVPRQLEACGLSRGQLSFQAEGLRTIIEEYTREAGVRQLEQRIGSVARKVARRVAEGETPALKAGRSLIRSLLGNRRVQPETANRSPEVGVATGMAWTPYGGALMFIEAGAMPGSGSLRLTGSLGEVMRESGEIALSYIRSHAVQLGVPADFHRGLDLHLHFPEGATPKDGPSAGVAIAACLVSLLAGRPLRHDVAMTGELSLRGRVLAVGGLREKVMAAHRAGIRTILAPRDNLKDLEEIPREIRDDLEIIGVSRLEEALARVLS, encoded by the coding sequence ATGAGAACCGATCTGGACGACGATCTCGACCTGGTGCTGCCCGCCGCCGTGCCCGGCGTGCTCAACCTGCTGCCCGTCACCGACGTGGTGGTCTTTCCCGGCGTCATCCTGCCCTATGTGGTGAGCGATCCACGGCTGATCCGCTCCATCCAGGCCGTGCTGCGGGGCGAGCGCTTGCTCGCCGTCTTCCTCAAGCAGGAGAGCGAGGAGAACGGACGCCTCGCCGCCGTGGGCACGGCCGTGCAGATCGTCAAGATGTTCAGTGTGCCCGACGGCTCCATGGGCCTGCTCCTGCGCGGCGTGGAGCGCCTGCGCTTCGTCGGGATGGCGGGCCGCACGCCCCATCTGCAGGTGCATGTGGAGCGGCACGCGGACGACATGCGCGTCAGTGTGCGGTCGGAGAGCTACCGCAAGGCGCTGATGAAGTCCTTCGACGAGTACTGCCAGCACAACAGCTGGGTGAACGATGACCTGCGCCAGAACCTGCGCCAGGTGCAGGAGCTGGGCCATCTGGCCGACCTGATCAGCGCCAACCTGAGCTTCAGCGTGGAGGACCGCCAGCTGGTGCTGGGCGAGCTGTCCGTCACGGAACGGGCGCGGGCGGCCCTCAAGCTGTTGCGCCGCGAGGTGGAGGTGGCCGAGCTGACGCGCAAGATCCAGGAGGATCTGGCCGGCGCCATGGACCGCAACCAGAAGGAGTACTACCTCCGCGAGCAGATCAAGGTCATCCGGCACGAGCTGGGCGAGGATGACGACGCCCAGGCCGAGCTGGAGGAGCTGCGGCGGCGCTTCGAGCAGCCGGGCGTCCCCGAGACGGTGCGCGAGGCCGGCCAGCGCGAGTTGCGGCGCCTGCAGCGCATGAACCAGTCCTCGGGCGAGTACAGCGTGGCGCGCAGTTATGTCGACTGGCTGGTGCAGTTCCCCTGGACCGTCCATGACCGGGACCGCCTCGACGTGGGGCGCGCCCGGCGCATCCTGGACCGCGACCACTTCGGCCTGGAGGAGGTCAAGGAGCGCATCCTCGAGTTCATCGCCGTGCGCAAGCTGACGGGCGACGGCCGCAAGAGCCCCATTCTCTGCTTCACGGGACCGCCCGGCGTGGGCAAGACCAGTCTGGGCAAATCCATCGCCGAGGCCCTGGGCCGGCGCTTCGTCCGCCTGGCCCTGGGCGGCGTCCACGATGAAAGCGAGATCCGCGGCCACCGGCGCACCTACGTGGGCGCCATGCCCGGCCGCATCGTGCAGAAACTGCGCGAGACGGGGCGCCTCAACCCGGTCTTCATGCTGGACGAGATCGACAAGCTGGGGGCGGACGTGAAGGGCGACCCCGCCGCCGCGCTGCTGGAGGTGCTGGATCCCGCCCAGAACCACACCTTCGCCGACCACTACCTGGAAGTGTCAGTCGACCTGGGCCAGGTGATGTTCATCGCCACCGCCAACCAGCTGGAGCGGATCCCCGCCCCGCTGCGGGACCGCATGGAGGTCATCCAACTGCCCGGCTACCTGCCCACCGAGAAGCTCGAGATCGCCCGCCGCTTCCTGGTGCCCCGCCAGCTGGAGGCTTGCGGCCTGTCGCGCGGCCAGCTCTCCTTCCAGGCGGAGGGCCTGCGCACCATCATCGAGGAGTACACGCGCGAGGCCGGCGTCCGACAATTGGAGCAACGGATCGGTTCCGTGGCGCGCAAAGTGGCGCGCCGGGTGGCGGAGGGCGAGACGCCGGCCCTGAAGGCGGGGCGGTCTCTGATCCGGTCGCTGCTGGGCAACCGCCGTGTCCAGCCCGAGACGGCCAACCGGTCGCCCGAGGTGGGAGTGGCCACCGGCATGGCCTGGACGCCCTACGGCGGCGCCCTCATGTTCATCGAGGCGGGGGCGATGCCGGGTTCCGGCTCCCTGCGCCTGACCGGCAGCCTGGGCGAGGTGATGCGCGAATCCGGGGAGATCGCCCTCAGCTACATCCGCAGCCACGCCGTCCAGCTGGGCGTCCCCGCGGATTTCCACCGCGGCCTGGATTTGCACCTGCACTTCCCGGAAGGCGCCACGCCCAAGGACGGCCCCTCGGCGGGGGTGGCCATCGCCGCCTGCCTCGTCTCGCTGCTGGCCGGACGGCCGCTGCGGCACGACGTGGCGATGACCGGGGAGCTCAGCCTGCGCGGACGCGTGCTGGCCGTGGGCGGCCTGCGCGAGAAAGTGATGGCTGCCCACCGGGCGGGCATCCGCACCATCCTGGCGCCCCGCGACAACCTGAAGGACCTGGAGGAGATCCCGCGCGAGATCCGGGACGATCTCGAGATCATCGGCGTGTCAAGGCTGGAGGAGGCCCTCGCCCGCGTCCTTAGTTGA
- a CDS encoding ATP-binding protein has translation MRTEMISPLLQQLLQRSRDGCLLLEQRIVLANQAFLDLCGCSLADLAGREAHSVVDALPAPGERRKLALRTPDSTLPVEGECLTEDSLLLLIVQDPARPDSAQLAERLQAILDISRRMAGAVDMNELMQQITRACHHLVEANNTTIYGLHPEGDRLVPLYTDDPHYADLTMNFEIPVGTGLTGHVVQTGRAAIVNDPATSGIVVQVPGTPDEIDEVLMSVPLMTGERALGAVTITRPITRPFSTGDLEIISILAGQASALLAQAELVRLIAESERQFRSLVENADIGLFRMTAEGALIGVNPYICRVLGLASGVDVSPRRVWGSEREHLAFLERLNSEGSVTDAPVTTMRSDGRLVELLISARRVPGQREIEGSLRDDTERRRLALESVARLGFLDNLLAQLQLGMVILDPGGQVRQHNPAFARLTGGDDRTGEEHAFLRLRRQMPEVEALWQRALRREAARVEELAMPPDCCGDGGLRHISVATVPVSNQSGVLTDVVFLLEDVSERRALRTQLIQSQKMDSVGSLAGGLAHGFNNILAGILGNTGHLRRLTGEMAGACGPLDTIERAVGSAAQLTRQLLGFARLGEESMEAQDINTTLGHCLDLFRRGLKPDVRLEEELGSGLSSVKADTVQVEQAVLNLLLNAADAIGEQGTITLRSRLRAAEAGSTDRAAWVEVEVQDTGCGIPEVLLPKIFDPFFTTKEKGQGSGLGLAMVFTIMERHGGRAEIQSRVGYGTRVRLLFPVAAVRESSSAAAPQDTTQVWIADDDTVMRDMLRRILESQHYQVRAFDGGPAMLEALREEPGAPDLFVLDVLMPGMNGLELCHELAGLRPDLRVILCSGYTQCQRGELLELPGVRGFIAKPFTISSMGSLVRQALN, from the coding sequence ATGAGGACCGAAATGATCAGCCCCCTCCTCCAGCAGCTTCTCCAGCGCAGCCGAGACGGCTGCCTCCTCCTCGAACAGCGCATCGTGCTGGCCAACCAGGCCTTTCTCGACCTCTGCGGTTGCAGCCTGGCAGACCTGGCGGGCCGGGAAGCGCACAGCGTGGTGGACGCCTTGCCCGCTCCGGGGGAGCGGCGGAAGCTGGCCCTGCGCACGCCCGACAGCACCCTGCCGGTGGAGGGCGAATGCCTGACCGAGGACTCCCTGCTTCTTCTGATCGTCCAGGATCCGGCCCGGCCGGACAGCGCCCAGCTGGCTGAACGGCTGCAGGCCATCCTCGACATCTCCCGGCGCATGGCTGGCGCCGTGGACATGAACGAGCTGATGCAGCAGATCACGCGGGCCTGCCACCATCTGGTGGAGGCCAACAACACGACGATCTACGGCCTCCACCCGGAGGGCGACCGCCTGGTTCCCCTCTACACGGACGACCCCCACTACGCCGATCTGACAATGAACTTCGAGATCCCCGTCGGCACCGGCCTCACCGGTCACGTGGTGCAGACGGGCCGGGCCGCCATCGTCAACGATCCGGCCACCAGCGGGATCGTGGTGCAGGTCCCCGGCACGCCCGACGAGATCGACGAGGTGCTCATGAGCGTGCCGCTCATGACCGGCGAGCGGGCGCTGGGGGCGGTGACGATCACGCGGCCCATCACGCGGCCCTTCAGCACCGGCGACCTCGAGATCATCAGCATCCTGGCTGGTCAGGCCTCCGCCCTGCTGGCCCAGGCGGAGCTGGTCCGCCTCATCGCCGAATCCGAGCGTCAGTTCCGCTCCCTGGTCGAGAACGCCGACATCGGCCTCTTCCGCATGACCGCCGAAGGCGCCCTCATCGGGGTCAACCCCTACATCTGCCGCGTGCTGGGCCTGGCCAGCGGGGTCGATGTCTCGCCGCGCCGGGTTTGGGGCAGCGAGCGCGAACACCTGGCCTTCCTCGAGCGGCTGAACTCCGAGGGATCGGTCACCGACGCCCCCGTCACCACCATGCGCTCCGACGGCCGCCTGGTGGAGCTGCTCATCTCGGCTCGGCGCGTGCCCGGCCAGAGGGAGATCGAAGGCAGCCTGCGGGACGACACGGAGCGTCGCCGGCTGGCGCTGGAGAGCGTGGCCCGCCTGGGCTTCCTGGACAATTTGCTGGCGCAGCTGCAATTGGGGATGGTCATCCTGGACCCGGGCGGACAGGTGCGCCAGCACAATCCCGCCTTCGCCCGCCTGACCGGCGGCGATGACCGGACCGGGGAGGAGCACGCCTTCTTGCGCCTGCGCCGCCAGATGCCCGAGGTGGAGGCCCTGTGGCAACGGGCCCTGCGCCGCGAGGCGGCCCGCGTCGAGGAACTGGCGATGCCCCCCGACTGCTGTGGCGACGGCGGCCTGCGTCACATCTCGGTGGCCACGGTGCCGGTCAGCAACCAGTCGGGCGTGCTGACGGACGTGGTCTTCCTCTTGGAGGATGTGAGCGAGCGCCGCGCCCTGCGCACCCAGCTCATCCAGAGCCAGAAGATGGACTCGGTGGGCAGCCTGGCCGGCGGCCTCGCCCATGGCTTCAACAACATCCTGGCCGGCATCCTGGGCAACACGGGCCACCTGCGGCGGCTGACCGGGGAGATGGCCGGCGCCTGCGGTCCCCTCGACACGATCGAGCGGGCGGTGGGCAGCGCCGCCCAGTTGACCCGCCAGCTGCTTGGTTTCGCCCGCCTGGGCGAGGAGTCGATGGAGGCCCAGGACATCAACACCACGCTGGGCCACTGCCTGGACCTCTTCCGGCGCGGGCTGAAACCGGATGTCCGGCTGGAGGAGGAGCTGGGCTCCGGCCTGTCCAGCGTCAAGGCGGACACGGTCCAGGTGGAGCAGGCCGTGCTCAACCTGCTGCTCAATGCGGCCGATGCCATCGGGGAACAGGGCACCATCACTCTGCGCAGCCGGTTGCGGGCGGCGGAGGCGGGCTCCACCGACAGGGCCGCCTGGGTGGAGGTGGAGGTGCAGGACACCGGTTGCGGCATCCCGGAGGTGCTGCTGCCCAAAATCTTCGACCCCTTCTTCACGACCAAGGAGAAGGGGCAGGGCAGCGGCCTGGGCCTGGCCATGGTCTTCACCATCATGGAGCGCCATGGGGGTCGGGCCGAGATCCAGTCCCGCGTCGGCTACGGCACGCGCGTGCGCCTGCTCTTCCCGGTGGCGGCCGTCCGCGAGTCCTCCTCGGCCGCCGCGCCCCAGGACACGACCCAGGTTTGGATCGCCGACGACGACACGGTGATGCGGGACATGCTGCGCCGCATCCTGGAGAGCCAGCACTATCAGGTGCGCGCCTTCGACGGTGGCCCGGCCATGCTGGAGGCACTGCGCGAGGAGCCGGGGGCGCCCGACCTCTTCGTGCTGGACGTTCTCATGCCGGGGATGAACGGGTTGGAACTCTGCCACGAACTGGCCGGCCTGCGCCCCGATCTGCGCGTCATCCTCTGCTCGGGCTACACCCAGTGTCAGCGGGGCGAGCTGCTGGAGCTGCCCGGCGTGCGGGGCTTCATCGCCAAGCCCTTCACCATCTCGTCGATGGGATCCCTCGTCCGCCAGGCGCTCAACTAA